The following are encoded in a window of Paenibacillaceae bacterium GAS479 genomic DNA:
- a CDS encoding Glycosyltransferase, catalytic subunit of cellulose synthase and poly-beta-1,6-N-acetylglucosamine synthase encodes MAILLAVVSGLLVLQLGFVLWNRRYYFPLGDVSDRESIGMEPTSTLSMRTRYISSNQSITGSITKNNTKNYKVSPNNISVLIPARNEERNIGNCLKSLLALPEPPLEILVLDDHSEDRTAAITQELAARSDSRIRLLKGRKLPEEWMGKSHACVQLAEAAKGSWLLFLDADVRLEPEALRAAARAAQAQGRGLISGFPRQETETWMEKLVVSMMMFTILCHLPLKLVSGSRDPRFAAANGAFILIHSDSYLGIGGHTAVRSSLLDDMELIRLAKRSGEPVRLAKIDGISSMRMYRNAAEVWAGYRKNLFPGMGRSLPLLIFVFSVYTALYLLPTAALIGGLAAAVLTGSVMPVVWLGWAAMAWALGALIKLTVDRSSGLPAWYSLLLPASIVLTVLIGLDSARQHYRKKGYEWKGRRYA; translated from the coding sequence ATGGCAATCCTCCTCGCGGTCGTAAGCGGCCTATTAGTTTTGCAGCTCGGCTTTGTACTCTGGAACCGCCGGTATTACTTTCCTCTTGGCGACGTGTCCGATAGGGAAAGTATTGGTATGGAACCGACGAGCACTCTATCAATGCGTACTCGGTATATCTCTTCCAATCAATCGATTACTGGCTCAATCACCAAAAATAATACTAAGAATTATAAAGTATCACCTAATAATATTTCGGTTCTAATTCCTGCCCGAAACGAGGAGCGGAACATAGGGAACTGCTTAAAAAGTCTGCTGGCCCTTCCGGAACCGCCTCTTGAAATTCTCGTGTTAGACGATCATTCGGAGGATCGTACGGCGGCGATCACTCAGGAACTGGCTGCCCGTTCGGACTCCCGCATCCGTCTGCTGAAGGGACGGAAACTGCCTGAAGAATGGATGGGCAAATCTCATGCATGCGTACAGCTGGCGGAGGCGGCAAAGGGGAGCTGGCTACTATTTCTCGATGCGGATGTGCGTCTTGAACCGGAGGCTCTAAGAGCAGCAGCGCGGGCGGCGCAGGCCCAGGGGCGAGGGCTTATCAGCGGATTTCCTCGGCAGGAGACGGAGACGTGGATGGAAAAGCTGGTTGTCTCCATGATGATGTTCACCATCTTGTGTCATCTTCCGTTAAAGCTGGTAAGCGGCTCCCGCGATCCGCGTTTTGCGGCGGCCAATGGTGCTTTCATTCTGATCCATAGCGACAGCTATTTGGGAATCGGCGGCCATACCGCCGTGCGCTCCTCATTGCTGGACGATATGGAGCTGATCCGCCTGGCGAAGCGCAGCGGTGAGCCGGTGCGGTTGGCCAAGATCGACGGCATTTCCTCCATGCGCATGTATCGCAACGCGGCGGAGGTGTGGGCCGGTTATCGCAAAAACCTGTTCCCTGGAATGGGTCGCAGCCTGCCCTTGTTGATCTTTGTATTCAGCGTGTATACCGCGCTGTATCTGCTGCCGACCGCAGCGCTGATCGGCGGGCTCGCAGCAGCGGTTTTAACCGGAAGTGTTATGCCCGTTGTCTGGCTGGGCTGGGCCGCTATGGCATGGGCGCTCGGTGCGCTCATTAAGCTGACAGTGGATAGGTCGAGCGGTTTGCCCGCCTGGTACAGCTTGCTGCTGCCAGCAAGTATTGTATTGACGGTATTGATCGGACTAGATTCGGCGCGACAACATTACCGCAAGAAGGGTTACGAATGGAAAGGCAGGCGGTATGCATGA